Proteins found in one Pristiophorus japonicus isolate sPriJap1 chromosome 25, sPriJap1.hap1, whole genome shotgun sequence genomic segment:
- the LOC139238097 gene encoding probable G-protein coupled receptor 139, with protein MDRSFIWEFDMLYEHYNRIPLHTRIELALRAFKYIYYPLLAVVGVALNVVTIVMLSRGKCGVSQCVTRYLVAMAAADLLVIILDLILRHIPIVYRRYFYFLMSLPVCNVHAVLVSAATNCSVWFTITFTFDRFVAICCQKLKTKYCSGKTAAVVLGTVTVFSCLIDIFWYFMLSDAYQLFNNPWFCSIQSRLMTSTVWGTIEFLHYILTPYVPFVIIVLLNALTVRHILVSSRARRRLRIPSNVESPRDPEMESRRKSIILLLLISGNFILLCSVDMVHSLWGTLCWFDAWHIYLPFYVREFGFMLQLLSCCTNTVIYCVTQTKLREQLKKLGKYPFTLVVKFIKR; from the exons ATGGACAGGAGTTTCATCTGGGAATTTGACATGCTTTATGAACATTATAATAGAATTCCATTACACACAAGGATAGAATTGGCACTTCGCGCTTTTAAATATATTTACTATCCACTGCTTGCTGTTGTTGGTGTTGCGT tgaacgtagtaacgattgtgatgctgtctcggggaaagtgcggtgtctctcaatgtgtcactcgctacctggtggccatggcagcggcggatctactggtcattatcctcgacctgatattaaGGCACATTCCAATTGTTTATCGGCGTTATTTCTATTTCCTGATGTCCCTCCCCGTGTGTAATGTCCACGCTGTCCTGGTTTCTgcagccacaaactgttctgtctggttcactatcactttcacctttgaccgatttgtggcgatttgttgccagaagctgaagactaaatattgcagcggaaaaacggcggctgtggttctgggaacagtgactgtgttTAGCTGCTTAATTgatattttctggtattttatgctgtCAGATGCATATCAGCTATTTAATAACCCCTGGTTTTGTAGTATACAAAGCAGATTAATGACTTCGACGGTCTGGGGAACAATTGAGTTCCTGCATTACATCCTCACCCCGTATGTCCCATTTGTGATCAtcgtgctgctcaatgctctcaccgtaAGACACATTTTAGtctccagcagagcccgcaggagactccggattCCCAGCAATGTGGAGAGTCCcagagacccagagatggagagccgcaggaaatctatcattttactgcttcttatctcggggaatttcattcTGTTATGCTCTGTAGATATGGTGCATTCTCTGTGGGGTACATTGTGCTGGTTCGATGCTTGGCATATATACCTACCGTTTTATGTGAGGGAAtttggattcatgctgcagctgctgagctgctgcacaaacacggttatttattgcgtgacacagactaagttGAGAGAGCAGTTGAAGAAATTGGGGAAATATCCCTTTACTTTGGTTGTGAAATTCATTAAACGATAA